The Bacteroidota bacterium genome includes the window AAAAAATAGTGTTCCTGACTCTTTAAAATTCAGACTGTTTAAAATCAGGGAGGACAACTTCCTGAAAACCTATAACTATAGGGGTGCGAAAAAAACAGCTTCTTTTATCCTTAAAAATTACAAGAATTATCTCAGCTTGCGTGAGAAAGAGGATGAAGAGAACAATCTGAAAACCTACTCTGCGTTGAAAAATGCCCCTTCACAGAAAGTCGTAATCCTGCAAAATACAGAAATCAAGATGATTAAAGATATTGCTGGTCTGAAAAATCTAAAAGTATCGGCAAATCATGATACCCTGAATTTCATATTTGATACCGGTGCAAATTTCTCCACTACTTCACAATCGGTTGCAAAACGTTTGAAAATGAACATCATCCCTGGATTAATAGAGGTAAATACCAGTACCGGCGTGAAGGTGAAGGCCCAACTGGCTGTTTGTAAACAGCTTAATTTGGGGAATATTGAGATTAGAAATGCGGTTTTTTTGGTACTGCCCGACCAGAGCTTGTCCTTTCCTCAAATAAAATACCAGATATATGGGATACTGGGCTATCCG containing:
- a CDS encoding retropepsin-like aspartic protease, with the protein product KNSVPDSLKFRLFKIREDNFLKTYNYRGAKKTASFILKNYKNYLSLREKEDEENNLKTYSALKNAPSQKVVILQNTEIKMIKDIAGLKNLKVSANHDTLNFIFDTGANFSTTSQSVAKRLKMNIIPGLIEVNTSTGVKVKAQLAVCKQLNLGNIEIRNAVFLVLPDQSLSFPQIKYQIYGILGYPVIESFREVQITRDGNFIVPKNETVFLGNSNLSMNGLAPLICIEGKHYTFDTGADHTLLYRLFYIEHQEEIDKSYKPQKISFGGAAGRSEFEGYIIDHTFNFCGKTFNLKGIQLLKEKINDDETVYGNIGQDFILQFNKMTLNFDHMFIRLE